A region of the Candidatus Methylomirabilota bacterium genome:
GCTATAGATGTGAAGAAAACTATGCTCGGGACCGTCATGAATCTATTGTTTAAGTTGCCGATTCTTGAATTGGATCTGACCATGGCCGATGGCTCTACAAGGATCGAGCGTATTGTGCCTAACGTCGCATCCATGGGCTTCGTCATAAATCCCGTCATTGAGTCGAACGCAGACTTCGCCCAGGTTTCTTTGAATAATCGGGCCCAATTAGCGCCGTCCGATCAAGCAGTGGCGATGACAATCGAGGGGCCTGAATACGTCTCGTGGTTATACAACAACGCCATTCGCGTGTCAGTCAGCACACTTACGATTGATGGCCGGATTGAGCGCAAGCCGTCTCCGAAGCTGCTGGCCGGTTCACATGCGCCAACCAGATCGCTGCGTATCTTGGCGCCGCCGACTGGCAACGAGCTTCATCCTGCGCGGGAAGGTGGCCACGTAGACGAGTTGGAGGCAACAGGTAACAAGATTTACGTCAGTGGCTGGGTCAAGCTCGACAATACGGAACGGGACCAGACAATCACTGTCACATCGTCCATAAGGCCCGGTAGTTACTTCTTGAAAACCGTGAAGCGGCCCGACGTGGCGTCGGCACTCAGAAACGAAGGCTTGGCGCAGAGCGGTTTTCGGATCATCTTACGGTTTGACAGCCCTGCTTCAGCGAATAGGGCTGCGAAAGAGCTGTGTGTCTATGCTCAATCGGAGACAACATCTGTGACGGTGGTCCATTCAAACAATCAACTGTGTCGGCGGTTGCTGCCGGGCTAGCTCCATACGGCGTCTTACATAATCACATGCAGGTGAGGCGATTTCGGCAGCCGGTAGCGTGCTGCGCTACTCAGAAAGGTCTCCGATGAAGTTTTCGGTGGTTATCCCGGCGCGCAACGAGGCGGGCAACATCGGCCCCACGTTGGATGGTGTCCGGGAGCGACTCCGTCGGGAGAGGATCACCTACGAGATCGTGGTTGTGGACGACGGCAGTTCCGATACCACTGTCGAGGAGGTACACGCCAGGTCCGCGGCCGATCCGGGAGTCCGGCTGGTCCACAATCAGGGTCCGCACGGATTTGGTTACGCCGTCCGCTGCGGGCTTGACGCCATGACCGGTGATGCCGTCGCGATTGTCATGGCCGACGGGTCCGACAGCCCGGATGACCTGGTCCGATATTTTTACATCCTCCGAGACCGGGCCGAGTGCGCCTTCGGATCGAGGTTTCTGCCTGGGAGCAGTGTAACGGGCTACCCGCGTATAAAGCTCGTCATCAACCGCTTGGCAAACCGCTTTATTCGCCTTTTGTTCGGATTCCGCTACAACGACGTGACCAACGCCTTCAAGGCGTACCGAGCCACCGTCATCCGGGGCTGCCGGCCGTTCCTGTCGCCTCACTTTAACTTAACCGTCGAGTTGCCGCTGAAGGCCGTTGTCCGCGGCTACTCCTACGAGGTCATCCCCATCGCCTGGTGTCAGCGCGCGCAGGGAATGTCGCACTTGCATCTGCGGGAGATGGGAAGCCGCTACCTCTTCATCGTCCTCTACATCTGGCTGGAAAAACTCTTGACCCGCGGCGACTACCGCCGCCCGCCTGGCGAGGTCTTCAAGCAATGGTCGCAGACCTCAACAGAGGCCGATCCATGACTACGCTTCGGGAAATGGGGTGTTGCTATGGGCATCTGTTGCGTCGATTCTCCTTACGATCCACGCGCTTGCCGTCCATCAGTCCTTTGGTGAACCGCGCTACACCGTCGTGGTGACACGTTGGCCTCGGGGGGATTCGTGAGCAGCGTCTGGTCTCGAACGGTGACCTTGGTCATTGGACCGCGCGCGATGGAGCGGTTATTCTCAACCGACGCCGGCGACGCGCGATCGTTTCGAAGGTTGATGGCGTTTTCAATCGTTGCCAGCATCTCAATGGGTTTTGCCCTCGGCATAGAGCCGATAATTCCCGGCCTTGATCCATCCTTTACGTATGCCTATAACTACGCCGCAGCGAGAGGTTTAAGGTGGGGGCGGGAGTTTATCTCGACCTATGGCCCGTATTGCTACCTGATCCACGCGGTCGACATGGCCGATCTTGTGGAGCGCAGGATCGTCTCCGATCTCTTGCTTGCTGTTGCCTCCGGGATCGCGGCCGCGGCATATCTTCAGTCGATACCGGGTTTGCGACCTGCTGCGAGACTGGGTCTCGCGATAGCGCTCGTCTATGCCATCAGTGCCCAAGGCAAGGAAAACGGTTGGTTTGCTCTGTTTCTCCTTGTGCTCCTCATCGGCCTTCATGCGCGCGAGCAACAGCGGAGTCTGACGGCGTACGCAATCGCGGGCGCTCTTGCCGGATTGTATGTGCTTATGAAGTTCTCTCTTGGATTCGGAGCAGCGATCACGCTGATCATCGGGAATGTCCTCGCGCCGCGACCAATGCTGGCTGTGTACCGGCTGGCGGTGAGTGTGC
Encoded here:
- a CDS encoding glycosyltransferase family 2 protein: MKFSVVIPARNEAGNIGPTLDGVRERLRRERITYEIVVVDDGSSDTTVEEVHARSAADPGVRLVHNQGPHGFGYAVRCGLDAMTGDAVAIVMADGSDSPDDLVRYFYILRDRAECAFGSRFLPGSSVTGYPRIKLVINRLANRFIRLLFGFRYNDVTNAFKAYRATVIRGCRPFLSPHFNLTVELPLKAVVRGYSYEVIPIAWCQRAQGMSHLHLREMGSRYLFIVLYIWLEKLLTRGDYRRPPGEVFKQWSQTSTEADP